One genomic region from Phragmites australis chromosome 1, lpPhrAust1.1, whole genome shotgun sequence encodes:
- the LOC133912055 gene encoding protein HASTY 1-like translates to MAADPATAAAVAAISAVMDWRSSPDARAAAFAYLESVKSGDVRALASTSFLLVRKDQVSEIRLHGFKMLQHLVRLRWEELSAAERNEFANFTINLISEVVGPHEEWALKSQTAALVAEVIRREGVALWNTLLPSIVSLSNSGPIEAELVAMILRWLPEDITVHNEDLEGDRRRSLLRGLTDSLPQILPLLYSLLEKHFVAALNEHTKQQMELAKRHVGTVTAVLNAINAYAEWAPVTDLAKYGLIHGCGSLLSYSDFRLHACEFFKVLCQRKRSVDVAVGEYDAAMSNIFQVLMNISQQFLTKSGTQPSAIDESEYEFSACICETMVALGSSNMQCILADGARTFHFLQQMLEYYQHYRIALHFQSLLFWLVVLREPSKAKSVARVSGDNSASVNSASAGDSSTEKEKKGVSVFVTDEIYSTILDVSLKKMLKNSPNASSGLLEVWSEELEGKSDFSNYRTKLLDLIKVIASQRPVIAAASIVQRINVVFGDTSQATKCPQDIDAMEGAQLGLEAVVSTIFDGLVDYGKTDQETKFQIHSIFAGLLQQLFSIKWTEPSLAVIHGHYLDALGPFLRHYPDAVASVVNKLFELLTSLPITFQDPSNNSRLARLQICSSFIRISRAADKALLPHMKNIADTMSYLQGEGRLLRGEHNHLCEAFLVMTSSAGIQQQQEVLAWLLEPLNKMWTQVEWQTAYLSDPSGLTSMFADSQFMWSIYHTVTFFEKALKRSGTKKSAATPQAPTTTAATGYLHPMSSHLPWILPPLLRLLRCIHALWAEPFAQSQTGEIKAAKSMTVGEQASLLGETGKLTKGQVAPADGLLDAHREGESKENSIRNWLRGIRDSGYNVLGLAATLGEAFFRCIEGPSVTLALMENVQVMEFRHLRQLIHLVIVPFVKFCPAELWQGWLLNLLQPLFVHCQQGLHYSWSSLLHEGRAKVPDSIGNLSGSELKVEVMEEKLLRDLTREVCSVLWVLASPGLNSGLPSLEQLGPSNRMDSSLKDLESFALSSLMGFLTLHGGTALPALRISVEVFTWTDSEAVTKVIPFCGALIHLAVATNQAELRQFVSKDLFSSIIHGLSVESNSIMSAELVGLCREIYIYLSDRDPAPRQVLLSLPHIKQEDLLAFDDSLSKTASPKEQKQHMRSLLLLATGNKLRALAAQKTTNVITNVTTRNRSSTTHHGSSAEDGHIGLAALSQT, encoded by the exons ATGGCGGCCGACCCAGCCACCGCCGCGGCAGTGGCGGCGATCTCCGCCGTGATGGACTGGCGCTCCTCCCCCgacgcccgcgccgccgccttcgCCTATCTCGAATCG GTTAAGAGCGGAGACGTTCGAGCATTGGCGAGTACATCATTTCTCTTGGTCCGGAAGGACCAGGTTTCGGAGATCCGCTTGCACGGGTTCAAAATGTTGCAG CACTTGGTGAGATTGAGGTGGGAGGAACTCAGTGCTGCAGAGCGGAATGAATTCGCTAATTTTACTATTAATTTGATATCAGAGGTTGTTGGCCCCCACGAGGAGTGGGCTTTGAAGAGTCAAACAGCTGCTTTAGTAGCAGAG GTAATTAGAAGGGAGGGAGTTGCTTTGTGGAACACTTTACTCCCATCTATTGTTTCGCTGTCTAACAGCGGTCCTATTGAG GCTGAGTTAGTTGCCATGATTTTAAGGTGGCTTCCAGAGGACATCACTGTTCATAATGAGGATTTAGAGG GTGATAGACGGAGATCACTGTTGCGTGGCCTTACTGATTCACTGCCACAAATTCTGCCGCTGTTATATTCT CTACTTGAGAAACATTTTGTTGCTGCTTTAAATGAGCACACGAAGCAGCAAATGGAGTTGGCTAAACGACATGTGGGGACAGTGACAGCTGTTCTCAATGCTATCAATGCATATGCTGAATGGGCTCCTGTGACAGATCTTGCTAAATACGGTTTAATTCATGG atgtGGGTCCTTACTTTCTTACAGTGATTTTCGCCTCCATGCTTGTGAGTTTTTTAAAGTATTATGTCAGAG AAAACGATCTGTGGATGTCGCAGTTGGTGAGTATGATGCTGCAATGTCCAACATTTTCCAGGTGTTGATGAATATTTCACAACAATTTTTAACCAAATCTGGGACGCAGCCCAGTGCTATTGATGAAAGTGAATATGAGTTTTCAGCGTGTATTTGTGAGACAATGGTTGCTCTAGGATCCTCTAACATGCAATGCATACTAGCTGATGGAGCTAGGACCTTCCACTTCCTACAACAA ATGCTGGAATATTACCAACATTACAGGATTGCTCTTCATTTCCAATCTTTATTATTTTGGCTG GTGGTATTGAGAGAACCATCTAAAGCTAAGTCTGTCGCCCGTGTTTCTGGTGATAACTCTGCTTCTGTTAATTCTGCATCCGCTGGTGACAGTTCAacggaaaaggagaaaaaagggGTATCGGTATTTGTTACTGATGAAATATACAGTACAATTTTGGAtgtttctttgaaaaaaatgcTCAAGAACAGTCCAAATGCATCTTCTGGGTTGTTAGAAGTGTGGAGTGAAGAGCTTGAGGGGAAAAGTGACTTCAGCAACTACCGCACTAAATTG CTGGATCTCATTAAAGTTATTGCTTCTCAAAGACCTGTTATTGCTGCAGCAAGCATCGTACAGAGAATAAATGTTGTTTTCGGAGACACTAGTCAAGCAACTAAATGCCCCCAG GATATTGATGCAATGGAAGGTGCTCAACTGGGTCTTGAAGCAGTTGTCAGTACCATATTTGATGGCTTAGTTGATTATGGAAAGACTGATCAGGAGACAAAATTCCAAATTCACAGTATCTTTGCAG GCTTACTTCAGCAGCTTTTTTCTATAAAGTGGACAGAACCGAGCCTTGCAGTTATTCATGGTCATTATTTGGATGCTTTGGGTCCTTTCCTGAGACATTATCCAGATGCAGTTGCCAGTGTTGTTAATAAGCTTTTTGAACTGTTGACATCTCTCCCCATAACATTTCAG GACCCATCAAACAATTCCCGCCTAGCTAGGTTGCAGATTTGCTCGTCATTCATTCGCATATCAAGAGCTGCTGATAAAGCACTTCTGCCTCACATGAAG AACATTGCCGACACCATGTCTTACCTTCAAGGAGAGGGTCGCTTGCTACGTGGCGAACATAATCACCTATGTGAAGCATTTCTTGTGATGACATCCTCTGCTGG GATTCAACAGCAACAGGAAGTCCTGGCCTGGTTACTTGAACCTCTTAACAAAATGTGGACCCAAGTGGAATGGCAAACTGCATATTTGTCTGACCCATCTGGTTTGACAAGCATGTTTGCTGATAGCCAATTTATGTGGTCAATTTATCACACAGTTACGTTCTTTGAAAAGGCACTCAAGAGGAGTGGAACCAAAAAGTCTGCAGCAACTCCACAAGCACCCACCACAACAGCAGCAACCGGTTATCTGCATCCAATGTCTTCACATCTACCATGGATTCTGCCTCCTCTCttaagg TTGCTGCGATGTATACATGCACTTTGGGCTGAGCCATTTGCTCAGTCTCAGACAGGGGAAATCAAAGCTGCAAAAAGCATGACTGTTGGGGAGCAGGCTAGCCTTCTAGGAGAGACAGGTAAACTCACCAAAGGACAGGTTGCACCTGCTGATGGATTGCTGGATGCTCACAGAGAGGGAGAGTCTAAGGAAAATAGCATAAGAAACTGGTTACGTGGTATCCGTGACAGTGG GTATAATGTTTTAGGATTAGCAGCTACTCTTGGGGAAGCATTCTTTCGATGCATAGAGGGTCCCTCTGTCACCCTTGCTCTTATGGAGAATGTTCAAGTTATGGAGTTTCGGCATTTGCGCCAACTTATCCACCTTGTTATTGTTCCGTTTGTTAAATTTTGCCCTGCTGAACTATGGCAAGGGTGGCTATTGAACCTTTTGCAGCCATTATTTGTCCACTGTCAGCAAGGTCTTCATTATTCATGGTCCAGTCTTCTTCATGAGGGCCGGGCTAAGGTTCCAGACAGTATTGGTAATCTTTCTGGGTCAGAACTGAAAGTTGAGGTAATGGAAGAGAAGTTGCTACGTGACTTGACTCGTGAAGTATGTTCTGTGCTTTGGGTTTTAGCTTCACCAGGCTTAAATAGTGGACTTCCATCTTTGGAACAACTTGGACCTTCCAACCGGATGGATTCTTCTCTGAAGGATTTGGAGTCCTTTGCTTTGAGTTCTCTCATGGG GTTTCTTACGCTTCATGGTGGCACTGCCCTTCCTGCATTGAGGATATCAGTTGAAGTGTTCACTTGGACAGATAGTGAGGCAGTGACTAAAGTTATCCCCTTTTGCGGTGCACTCATTCACCTTGCTGTTGCTACAAACCAGGCTGAGTTGAGGCAGTTTGTTTCAAAGGATCTATTTTCTTCTATAATACATGGCTTATCTGTTGAGTCGAATTCAATAATGAGCGCAGAACTTGTTGGACTTTGTCGGGAGATATATATCTATCTGTCAGATAGAGATCCTGCACCTAGGCAG GTTCTTCTGTCCCTCCCACACATAAAGCAGGAAGATTTGCTAGCCTTTGATGATTCTTTGAGTAAAACTGCTAGTCCAAAAGAACAAAAGCAACATATGCGAAGCTTACTTCTGCTGGCTACAGGGAACAAATTGAGAGCTCTTGCTGCTCAGAAGACAACAAATGTGATTACCAATGTTACAA CTCGAAATAGGAGCTCTACCACGCACCATGGATCCAGTGCCGAAGATGGGCACATTGGATTGGCTGCATTATCACAAACATGA
- the LOC133912064 gene encoding hydroxyethylthiazole kinase yields MDDGTQERDTAWWGRRAWSLLSAVRARAPLVQCITNLVSMDIAANSLLAAGASPAMVHSLREVPDFTPRCDSVYVNVGTLSEDWLPSMRAAASAGRPWVLDPVAAAASGFRMEACLSLLALRPAVVRGNASEILALAARSAATSFNFKGADSSHDSLDALEAAKALALSSGAVVAVSGAVDFITDGEQVVGASNGVPMMQKITATGCAVTALIAAFVAVEPSDALVVAACALAIFGLAGEIGMESAKGPASLRMHLIDALYCLDEKTVTSRVKISLRP; encoded by the exons atggACGACGGCACGCAGGAGAGGGACACGGCGTGGTGGGGCCGCAGAGCGTGGTCGCTCCTCTCGGCCGTCCGCGCGCGTGCGCCGCTGGTGCAGTGCATCACCAACCTGGTCTCCATGGACATCGCCGCCAACTCCCTTCTCGCTGCAGGGGCCTCCCCGGCCATGGTCCACTCCCTCCGCGAGGTGCCCGACTTCACCCCGCGCTGCGATTCCGTGTACGTCAACGTCGGCACGCTCTCCGAGGACTGGCTCCCCTCCatgcgcgccgccgcctccgccggccGCCCCTGGGTGCTCGaccccgtcgccgccgccgcctccgggtTCCGGATGGAAGCATGCCTCTCGCTGCTCGCTCTCCGACCCGCCGTCGTCAGGGGGAACGCGTCCGAGATCCTCGCGCTCGCCGCCCGCTCAGCCGCCACCTCGTTCAACTTCAAG GGCGCGGACAGTTCACATGACTCTTTGGACGCCCTTGAAGCCGCAAAAGCATTGGCACTATCCAGCGGTGCCGTCGTTGCGGTATCCGGAGCTGTTGATTTCATCACCGATGGGGAGCAGGTTGTCGGTGCGAGCAACGGTGTGCCCATGATGCAGAAGATCACAGCGACAGGGTGCGCTGTGACCGCCCTTATCGCGGCCTTTGTGGCCGTCGAACCTTCAGATGCTCTTGTCGTGGCAGCGTGCGCTCTTGCCATATTCGGCCTGGCTGGAGAGATCGGGATGGAGTCAGCCAAGGGCCCTGCATCTCTCAGGATGCACCTCATTGACGCACTCTACTGCCTCGATGAGAAAACGGTCACCTCTCGAGTCAAAATCTCCCTGCGACCATGA